A genomic stretch from Magnetovibrio sp. includes:
- the gltB gene encoding glutamate synthase large subunit, with product MKASGLPEKQGLYDPSNEHDNCGVGFICNIKNQKSHEIVRQGLQILVNLDHRGAVGADPLAGDGAGIIMQIPHDMLSEECAKLGFELPAVGEYAVGQVFLPQDEAMRAACVKAFETVTAAEGQELLGWRDVPVDNSCLGESVKADEPVTRQIFIKKGAGTPDQAAFERKLFVIRKQAHHAIWDEAGDRAGFYTPSLSTHTIVYKGMVLSGNLANYFLDLKDERTTSALALVHQRFSTNTFPSWELAQPFRYLCHNGEINTVRGNINWMAARKATMSSAVLGDDLDKLWPLIGDGASDSATFDNALELLVAGGYSLAHAMMMMIPEAWDSNPLMDDDRRAFYEYHAALMEPWDGPAAVCFTDGRQIGATLDRNGLRPARYVVTDDDFVIMGSEVGVLPIPESKIVKKWRLQPGKMFLIDLEQGRIIDDEEIKSDLAKAKPYQDWLDQTQIHVEDLPQEHPAMAPDHDTMLDAQQAFGYTQEDLKHFIKPMALTGQDPIGSMGRDTPLAVLSDRPKMLYDYFAQNFAQVTNPPIDPIREELVMSLVSLIGPRPNLLAPDDAGTRKRLEVRQPILSNLDLEKIRHIENHVDRAFNAYTLDMVYPADQGAAGMEAALENLFAKAEEVVRGGYNIIILSDRGVDVDHIAIPALLATAGVHHHLIRTGLRTSAGLVVETGEARRVHDFCLLAGYGAEAINPYLAFDTITDIADELPDDLSVDEAHYRYIKAVAKGMLKVFSKMGISTFQSYCGAQIFDAVGLNESFIERFFTKTATKVGGIGLDEVAEETVRRHREAFGDSPLYTKHLDVGGELAWRHRGETHCWSPETIQLLQHAVRKGDRDTYRKFESVMNNHDVKFKNLRGLFKLKGTGKPVPLDEVEPIDAICKRFATGAMSFGSISWEAHTTLAIAMNRLGGKSNTGEGGEEAVRYAPLENGDSMRSAIKQVASGRFGVTTEYLVNADDIQIKMAQGAKPGEGGQLPGHKVNEWIARVRHSTPGVGLISPPPHHDIYSIEDLAQLIHDLKNVNPKARISVKLVSEIGVGTVAAGVSKAHADHVTISGFDGGTGASPLTSTQHAGGPWETGLAETHQTLVMNKLRGRISVQVDGGLRTARDVVVGALLGADEFGFATGALIAAGCLMMRKCHLNTCPVGIATQNENLRKLFPGQPAHVVNYFTFMAEEVRVLMAELGFRTINEMIGRSDLIEMNEAIDHWKTQGLDFSGILHKPEAGEGVAIHHCETQDHGLDKALDNGFIAQARDAIDGGKPVRIEAKLINVNRTVGAMLSGEVAMKHGKAGLPDDTIVIDAHGTAGQSLGAWLAKGVSIDLKGDANDYVGKGLAGGRIVIRPSDDSPITPHDNIIAGNTCLYGATSGEAFFQGVAGERFAVRNSGATTVVEGVGDHGCEYMTGGIVVVLGQTGRNFAAGMSGGIAYVLDEAGDFETRCNLAQVDLEPIEAEERLMEAEAQGGDLETHGRVDIEHDMTRYDAHRLKMLIEKHHHYTASPRAKDILNNWDAYLPKFVKVMPVEYRRALLEMQAKNRAAEHDGVNTSVGN from the coding sequence ATGAAAGCAAGCGGACTGCCCGAAAAGCAGGGCCTTTACGACCCCAGCAACGAGCATGACAACTGTGGCGTTGGATTCATTTGCAACATTAAGAACCAAAAGAGCCACGAGATCGTCCGTCAGGGTTTGCAGATTCTGGTGAACCTGGACCACCGTGGCGCCGTGGGCGCGGACCCGCTGGCTGGCGACGGCGCGGGCATCATCATGCAGATTCCGCACGATATGCTGAGCGAAGAGTGCGCCAAGCTGGGTTTTGAGCTGCCCGCCGTGGGCGAATACGCCGTGGGTCAGGTGTTCCTGCCCCAAGACGAAGCCATGCGCGCCGCGTGTGTCAAAGCGTTCGAAACCGTCACCGCCGCCGAAGGCCAGGAGCTGCTCGGCTGGCGCGACGTGCCGGTGGACAATTCGTGCCTGGGCGAAAGCGTCAAGGCCGACGAACCCGTGACGCGCCAGATCTTTATCAAGAAGGGAGCGGGCACCCCCGATCAAGCGGCGTTCGAACGCAAACTGTTCGTGATCCGCAAACAGGCCCATCACGCCATTTGGGACGAAGCGGGCGACCGCGCCGGGTTCTACACGCCGTCGCTGTCGACGCACACCATCGTTTATAAAGGCATGGTGCTGTCGGGCAACTTGGCGAACTACTTCCTCGACCTCAAGGACGAGCGCACAACCTCGGCGTTGGCGTTGGTGCATCAACGCTTCTCGACCAACACCTTCCCCAGCTGGGAACTGGCGCAGCCGTTCCGCTATTTGTGCCACAACGGTGAAATCAACACCGTACGCGGCAACATCAACTGGATGGCGGCGCGCAAGGCGACCATGAGCTCCGCCGTGCTGGGCGACGACCTGGATAAGCTGTGGCCGCTGATTGGCGACGGCGCATCCGATTCCGCGACGTTCGACAACGCGCTGGAACTGTTGGTCGCGGGCGGCTATTCGCTGGCCCATGCGATGATGATGATGATTCCGGAAGCCTGGGATTCCAACCCGCTGATGGATGACGACCGCCGCGCATTCTACGAATATCACGCCGCCTTGATGGAACCGTGGGACGGCCCCGCTGCGGTGTGCTTCACCGACGGCCGCCAGATCGGCGCGACGCTGGACCGCAACGGTTTGCGTCCGGCGCGTTACGTCGTCACCGATGACGATTTCGTCATCATGGGCTCGGAAGTCGGCGTGCTGCCGATCCCCGAAAGCAAGATCGTCAAAAAGTGGCGCCTGCAGCCGGGTAAGATGTTCCTGATCGACCTGGAACAGGGCCGCATCATCGACGACGAAGAAATCAAATCCGATTTGGCCAAAGCCAAGCCCTATCAGGACTGGCTCGACCAGACCCAGATTCACGTCGAAGACCTGCCTCAAGAGCACCCGGCCATGGCGCCCGATCACGACACCATGCTCGATGCTCAGCAGGCGTTCGGCTATACCCAGGAAGATCTCAAGCACTTCATCAAACCGATGGCGCTGACGGGCCAAGACCCGATCGGTTCCATGGGCCGCGACACGCCGTTGGCGGTGCTCTCGGATCGTCCGAAGATGCTCTACGATTATTTCGCCCAGAACTTCGCCCAGGTCACCAACCCGCCGATCGATCCGATCCGCGAAGAATTGGTGATGAGCCTGGTGAGCCTGATCGGTCCGCGCCCGAACCTGTTGGCGCCGGACGACGCCGGCACGCGCAAGCGCCTGGAAGTGCGCCAGCCGATCCTGTCGAACCTGGATCTGGAAAAAATCCGCCACATCGAAAACCATGTGGACCGCGCCTTCAACGCCTACACCCTGGACATGGTCTATCCCGCCGACCAGGGCGCTGCGGGCATGGAAGCGGCGCTGGAAAATCTCTTCGCCAAGGCCGAAGAGGTCGTGCGCGGCGGCTACAACATCATCATCCTGTCGGATCGCGGCGTCGACGTCGATCATATCGCGATTCCGGCCTTGCTGGCGACCGCAGGCGTGCATCATCACCTGATCCGCACCGGATTGCGCACCTCGGCGGGCTTGGTCGTGGAAACCGGCGAAGCGCGGCGCGTGCACGATTTCTGCCTGCTGGCGGGTTACGGCGCGGAAGCCATCAACCCCTATCTGGCGTTCGACACCATCACCGATATTGCCGATGAGCTGCCCGACGACCTGAGCGTCGACGAAGCGCACTACCGCTACATCAAGGCGGTTGCCAAGGGCATGCTCAAGGTCTTCTCGAAAATGGGCATCTCGACGTTCCAGTCCTATTGCGGCGCGCAGATTTTCGACGCCGTCGGCCTGAACGAAAGCTTTATCGAGCGCTTCTTCACCAAGACCGCGACCAAGGTCGGCGGCATCGGTTTGGACGAAGTGGCCGAGGAAACGGTGCGTCGTCACCGCGAAGCGTTCGGCGACAGCCCGCTGTACACCAAGCACTTGGATGTCGGCGGCGAACTGGCGTGGCGTCATCGTGGCGAAACCCACTGCTGGTCGCCCGAAACCATTCAATTGCTGCAGCATGCCGTACGCAAGGGCGATCGCGATACTTATCGCAAGTTCGAAAGCGTCATGAACAATCACGACGTCAAGTTCAAGAACTTGCGCGGCCTGTTCAAGCTTAAGGGCACAGGCAAGCCGGTGCCGTTGGACGAGGTCGAGCCGATCGACGCCATCTGTAAGCGTTTCGCTACCGGCGCGATGTCGTTCGGTTCGATTTCCTGGGAAGCGCACACCACGCTGGCGATCGCCATGAACCGTTTGGGCGGCAAGTCCAACACCGGCGAAGGCGGCGAGGAAGCGGTGCGCTACGCGCCGTTGGAAAACGGCGACAGCATGCGCTCGGCCATCAAGCAGGTGGCCTCGGGCCGCTTCGGCGTGACCACCGAATACCTGGTCAACGCCGACGACATCCAGATCAAGATGGCCCAGGGCGCCAAGCCCGGCGAAGGCGGTCAGCTGCCCGGTCACAAGGTCAACGAATGGATCGCGCGGGTGCGTCACTCGACGCCGGGCGTCGGCCTGATTTCACCGCCGCCGCACCACGATATCTATTCGATCGAGGATTTGGCGCAGCTGATTCACGATCTGAAAAACGTCAACCCCAAGGCCCGTATCTCGGTCAAGCTGGTATCCGAAATCGGCGTCGGCACGGTCGCTGCGGGTGTGTCCAAGGCGCATGCCGACCACGTCACCATTTCCGGCTTCGACGGCGGCACCGGCGCGAGTCCGCTGACGTCGACGCAGCACGCGGGCGGTCCGTGGGAAACGGGTCTTGCCGAAACGCACCAGACCTTGGTGATGAACAAGCTGCGCGGCCGTATCTCGGTGCAGGTCGACGGCGGTTTGCGCACGGCGCGCGACGTCGTTGTCGGCGCTTTGTTGGGTGCGGACGAATTTGGTTTCGCCACCGGCGCGTTGATCGCGGCGGGCTGCTTGATGATGCGCAAGTGTCACCTCAACACCTGTCCGGTGGGCATCGCGACGCAGAACGAAAACCTGCGCAAGCTGTTCCCCGGTCAACCGGCACACGTGGTCAACTACTTCACCTTCATGGCCGAAGAAGTCCGCGTGTTGATGGCCGAACTTGGCTTCCGCACCATCAATGAAATGATCGGGCGTTCCGACTTGATCGAAATGAACGAAGCCATCGATCACTGGAAGACCCAGGGTCTCGACTTCTCCGGCATTTTGCACAAGCCCGAAGCGGGCGAAGGCGTCGCCATCCACCATTGCGAGACCCAGGATCACGGTCTCGACAAGGCGCTCGACAACGGTTTTATCGCCCAGGCGCGCGACGCCATCGACGGCGGCAAACCTGTGCGCATCGAAGCCAAGCTGATCAACGTCAACCGCACCGTCGGCGCAATGCTGTCGGGCGAAGTGGCGATGAAACACGGCAAGGCCGGCTTGCCCGACGACACCATCGTCATCGATGCCCACGGCACTGCGGGTCAATCGCTCGGCGCATGGTTGGCCAAGGGCGTGTCCATCGATCTGAAGGGCGATGCCAACGATTACGTCGGCAAGGGTCTGGCTGGCGGACGCATCGTCATCCGGCCGTCCGACGACAGCCCGATCACGCCCCACGACAACATCATCGCCGGCAACACGTGCCTGTATGGTGCAACGTCGGGCGAGGCGTTCTTCCAGGGCGTCGCCGGCGAACGCTTCGCGGTGCGCAACTCCGGCGCGACGACAGTCGTCGAAGGCGTCGGCGACCACGGTTGCGAATACATGACCGGCGGCATCGTCGTGGTTCTGGGCCAGACCGGGCGCAATTTCGCGGCCGGCATGTCGGGCGGCATCGCTTACGTGCTGGACGAAGCAGGCGATTTCGAAACCCGATGCAACCTGGCGCAGGTCGATCTGGAACCCATCGAAGCCGAAGAACGCTTGATGGAAGCCGAAGCCCAAGGCGGCGATCTGGAAACGCATGGCCGCGTCGACATCGAACACGATATGACGCGCTATGACGCACACCGTTTGAAGATGCTGATCGAAAAGCATCATCACTACACCGCCAGCCCGCGCGCCAAGGACATCTTGAACAACTGGGACGCCTACCTGCCCAAGTTCGTCAAGGTGATGCCGGTGGAATACCGCCGCGCGCTGTTGGAAATGCAAGCGAAGAACCGCGCCGCAGAGCATGACGGCGTCAACACTTCGGTGGGGAACTAA
- a CDS encoding undecaprenyl-diphosphate phosphatase, whose translation MPILHIVILALVQGVTEFLPISSSGHLVLVPWLAGWPDQGLILDVAVHVGTLGAVMAYLWRDIAAMLGGLWRFVQGKGMNDGVKLAFYLVLGTLPVIAAGLLMKKYVPGGIRSIEVIGWATLGFGVLLWLVDRFSVTLRRMEHLKLFDVAIIGVSQCLALIPGTSRSGITMTTARLLGMERRDSARFSMLLSIPAIVGAGTLMGLELYKIGDPVQIDAALAGVAFAFISALVAIALMMAWLKHASFTPFVIYRLALGALLLAISYGFIS comes from the coding sequence GTGCCTATCCTGCATATTGTCATTTTGGCGCTCGTTCAGGGCGTGACCGAATTTCTCCCCATCAGCTCCAGCGGTCATTTGGTTTTGGTGCCGTGGCTCGCCGGTTGGCCGGACCAGGGTTTGATCCTCGACGTCGCCGTGCATGTCGGCACCTTGGGGGCGGTGATGGCGTACCTGTGGCGCGATATCGCCGCCATGCTCGGTGGACTGTGGCGGTTTGTGCAAGGCAAAGGCATGAACGATGGCGTAAAGCTGGCTTTTTATCTGGTGCTTGGCACCTTGCCGGTGATCGCGGCGGGATTGTTGATGAAAAAATACGTTCCCGGCGGCATTCGCTCCATCGAGGTCATCGGCTGGGCGACCCTGGGCTTCGGTGTTTTGTTGTGGCTGGTGGATCGTTTCAGTGTGACGCTCAGGCGCATGGAACACCTCAAACTTTTTGACGTCGCCATCATCGGCGTGTCGCAGTGCTTGGCGCTGATTCCCGGTACCTCGCGCAGTGGCATCACCATGACCACGGCGCGCTTGCTGGGCATGGAACGGCGCGACAGCGCACGGTTTTCTATGCTGCTGTCGATTCCCGCCATCGTCGGCGCGGGCACCTTGATGGGGCTGGAGCTCTATAAAATCGGTGATCCGGTGCAGATTGACGCAGCGCTCGCCGGGGTCGCGTTCGCCTTTATCTCGGCGCTGGTCGCCATTGCGTTGATGATGGCGTGGCTCAAACACGCCAGTTTCACGCCGTTCGTGATCTATCGTTTGGCTTTGGGTGCGCTGCTGTTGGCGATTTCATACGGTTTTATCTCGTAG
- a CDS encoding glyoxylate/hydroxypyruvate reductase A — protein sequence MKIVFISPDDFAPWRKPLRLNIPEADVFAWGVDSIDENEIDYALVWKPAPGLLARFRNLKGIINLGAGVDALLQDHTLPQAVPLVRLVDERLTSGMVEYMVHWVLHFHRDLHVYARQQRARVWTQHDNADTQKRRVGILGLGELGQGCAHALLMLGFESLSGWSRTPKDLPGVRSFAGEDGLKPFLRQCEILLCLLPHTAATQGLLNAETLAELPQGAFIVNAGRGGLVVDDDLIAALESGHIAAAALDVFNTEPLPDDHPYWAMDNVFVTPHIASLTTPMSSSEIIAKTIRALENGEAPDNLVDFDQGY from the coding sequence ATGAAGATTGTTTTCATCAGCCCCGACGATTTCGCGCCATGGCGCAAACCATTGCGCCTCAATATCCCCGAAGCCGACGTGTTCGCGTGGGGCGTGGACAGCATCGATGAGAACGAAATCGACTACGCATTGGTGTGGAAGCCCGCGCCGGGCTTGTTGGCGCGCTTTCGCAACTTGAAAGGCATCATCAACTTGGGCGCCGGCGTCGATGCATTGCTGCAAGATCACACCCTGCCCCAGGCCGTGCCCTTGGTGCGGCTGGTGGACGAGCGCCTGACCAGCGGCATGGTCGAATACATGGTCCATTGGGTTTTGCATTTTCACCGCGACCTACACGTCTACGCCCGCCAGCAGCGCGCCCGCGTCTGGACCCAGCACGACAACGCCGATACGCAAAAGCGCCGCGTCGGTATTTTGGGCCTCGGCGAATTGGGCCAAGGCTGTGCCCATGCGTTGTTGATGTTGGGGTTTGAAAGCCTCAGCGGTTGGAGCCGCACGCCGAAGGATCTGCCGGGCGTTCGAAGCTTCGCCGGCGAAGACGGCTTGAAGCCGTTTTTACGCCAGTGCGAGATCTTGCTGTGCCTGTTGCCCCACACCGCCGCCACCCAAGGTTTGCTCAACGCCGAAACCTTGGCCGAATTACCCCAGGGCGCGTTCATCGTCAACGCCGGGCGCGGTGGATTGGTGGTCGACGACGATCTGATCGCGGCACTTGAAAGCGGCCATATCGCGGCTGCGGCGCTGGATGTGTTCAACACCGAACCGTTGCCGGACGATCATCCATACTGGGCTATGGATAATGTCTTCGTCACCCCGCACATCGCCAGCCTGACCACGCCGATGTCGTCGAGCGAAATCATCGCCAAAACGATCCGCGCGCTCGAAAACGGCGAAGCACCGGACAATCTGGTGGATTTCGACCAGGGGTATTAG
- a CDS encoding ABC transporter ATP-binding protein codes for MSRLLDVQDLSVTFGDGRHAVQAVKGVSFHVEKGETVALVGESGSGKSVSALSVMQLLPYPLAKHPSGSVKFRGQELMGAPKAVMRGLRGEDISMVFQEPLTSLNPLHPIGQQIAEIITTHHARSKTQVRTRVEELMNLVGLEAQIPRLGNLPHEFSGGQQQRIMIAMALANEPDLLIADEPTTAVDVTIQAQLLKLLSDLQAKMGLGILFITHDLGIVRRIADRAYVMQNGLLVEHGATRDVFETPQHPYTQHLLGSEPKGRPEPADANAAQIMIATDLKVWFPIKQGFIRRTVDHIKAVDGVTLTVKRGQTLGIVGESGSGKSTLARALLRLERSSGAITFKDQNLHGLSGKAVRPLRRQMQIVFQDPFGSLSPRMSVAQIIGEGLEVHGLAKTVAERRALVADVLDEVGLSSDMMDRYPHEFSGGQRQRISIARALVLKPELIALDEPTSALDVSVQAQIVELLRDLQKKHDLAYLFISHDLKVVRALAHDVMVMQKGRVVEQGPADEVFDNPKQAYTQALMNAAFNIEADDSGVVSL; via the coding sequence ATGAGCCGCCTTTTGGATGTCCAAGACCTCTCGGTCACCTTCGGCGATGGCCGCCACGCGGTCCAGGCCGTCAAGGGTGTGTCGTTTCACGTCGAAAAGGGCGAGACCGTGGCCTTGGTCGGCGAAAGCGGATCGGGCAAATCGGTCAGCGCACTGTCGGTCATGCAGCTGTTGCCGTATCCGTTGGCCAAGCACCCCAGCGGATCGGTCAAATTTCGCGGTCAAGAATTGATGGGCGCGCCCAAGGCGGTGATGCGCGGTTTGCGCGGCGAAGACATCTCGATGGTGTTTCAAGAACCGCTCACCAGCCTCAACCCGCTGCACCCCATCGGCCAGCAAATCGCGGAAATCATCACCACCCACCATGCGCGCAGCAAAACCCAAGTGCGCACACGGGTCGAAGAGTTGATGAACTTGGTCGGGCTGGAAGCTCAGATCCCGCGCCTCGGCAATCTGCCCCACGAATTTTCCGGCGGCCAGCAACAACGCATCATGATCGCCATGGCGTTGGCCAACGAACCCGACCTGTTGATCGCCGACGAGCCCACCACCGCCGTCGACGTCACCATTCAGGCGCAGTTGCTCAAACTGCTCTCCGATCTACAGGCCAAGATGGGTTTGGGCATTTTGTTCATCACCCACGATCTCGGCATCGTGCGGCGCATCGCCGACCGCGCCTACGTGATGCAAAACGGCCTACTGGTCGAACACGGCGCGACCCGAGACGTGTTCGAAACCCCCCAGCATCCCTATACCCAGCACCTGCTGGGATCGGAACCCAAAGGCCGCCCCGAACCGGCCGACGCCAACGCGGCGCAAATCATGATCGCCACCGACCTCAAGGTATGGTTTCCGATCAAGCAAGGCTTCATCCGCCGCACCGTCGATCACATCAAAGCGGTCGACGGCGTCACGCTTACGGTCAAGCGCGGCCAGACGCTCGGCATCGTCGGCGAAAGCGGGTCGGGCAAATCGACCTTGGCGCGGGCGTTGCTGCGCTTGGAACGCTCATCCGGGGCGATCACGTTCAAGGACCAAAATCTGCACGGTCTCAGCGGCAAGGCCGTACGGCCGCTGCGCCGCCAGATGCAGATCGTGTTTCAAGACCCGTTCGGCAGCCTCAGCCCGCGCATGTCGGTGGCGCAAATCATCGGCGAGGGGCTGGAAGTCCACGGCTTGGCCAAGACGGTCGCCGAGCGCCGCGCCCTGGTCGCCGACGTGCTTGACGAAGTGGGACTGAGTTCCGACATGATGGACCGCTATCCGCACGAATTTTCCGGAGGCCAGCGCCAGCGCATCTCCATCGCCCGTGCGTTGGTGCTTAAGCCCGAACTGATCGCGTTGGACGAACCGACCAGCGCGCTGGACGTTTCGGTCCAGGCGCAAATCGTCGAACTGCTGCGCGATCTGCAGAAAAAGCACGATCTCGCCTACCTGTTCATCAGTCACGATTTGAAAGTCGTGCGCGCCCTGGCCCACGACGTGATGGTGATGCAAAAAGGCCGCGTGGTCGAACAAGGACCGGCCGACGAGGTGTTCGACAACCCCAAGCAGGCCTACACCCAGGCGCTGATGAACGCGGCCTTCAACATCGAAGCCGACGATAGCGGCGTGGTATCCTTATGA
- a CDS encoding ABC transporter permease, which produces MPPIVPHSSTPRFLGMTISPINRRRIDNFKANRRGYWSLWIFLFLFVTSLFAELIANDRPILVSYAGELYVPIVMDYPETTFGGFLETPTEYSDLEVQDMINEQGWIVWPLIRFSYDSVNYALTQPAPSPPDAVNYLGTDDQGRDVAARLIYGFRISILFGLTLTIVSSAIGIAAGAVQGYFGGLTDLLFQRFIEIWSGLPMLYLLIIMASIIEPNFWWLLGLMLLFSWMSLVGVVRAEFYKTRSLDYVRAARALGVDNITIMFRHILPNAMVATITFLPFITSSSVTILTALDFMGFGLPPGSASLGELLAQGKANLHAPWLGLTAFFVVSIMLTLLVFIGEAVRDAFDPRKVFRS; this is translated from the coding sequence ATGCCGCCCATCGTCCCTCACAGCTCAACGCCCCGGTTCCTCGGCATGACCATTTCGCCCATCAACCGGCGGCGCATCGACAACTTCAAGGCCAACCGTCGCGGCTATTGGTCGCTGTGGATCTTTCTGTTCCTGTTCGTCACCAGCCTGTTCGCCGAATTGATCGCCAACGACCGGCCCATTTTGGTCAGCTATGCGGGCGAGCTGTATGTGCCTATCGTCATGGATTATCCCGAAACCACCTTCGGCGGTTTTTTGGAAACGCCAACCGAATATTCCGATCTGGAAGTCCAAGACATGATCAACGAACAGGGCTGGATCGTGTGGCCGTTGATCCGCTTTTCGTACGATTCGGTCAACTACGCGCTGACCCAACCCGCGCCGAGCCCGCCCGACGCGGTCAACTATCTGGGCACCGACGACCAAGGCCGCGACGTGGCGGCGCGTTTGATCTACGGCTTTCGCATCTCAATCCTGTTCGGCCTAACGCTGACCATCGTCAGTTCCGCCATCGGCATCGCGGCGGGCGCGGTGCAGGGCTATTTCGGCGGGCTGACGGATTTGCTGTTTCAGCGTTTCATCGAAATTTGGTCGGGCCTGCCGATGCTCTATCTGCTGATCATCATGGCGTCGATCATCGAACCGAATTTCTGGTGGCTGCTGGGCTTGATGTTGCTGTTCAGCTGGATGAGTCTGGTCGGCGTGGTGCGCGCCGAATTCTATAAAACCCGCAGCCTCGATTACGTGCGTGCCGCCCGTGCCTTAGGCGTCGACAACATCACCATCATGTTTCGTCACATCCTGCCCAACGCCATGGTCGCGACCATCACGTTTTTGCCGTTCATCACCTCCTCATCGGTGACCATCCTCACCGCGTTGGACTTCATGGGGTTCGGCTTGCCACCGGGCTCGGCGTCGTTGGGCGAGCTGCTGGCCCAAGGTAAAGCCAACCTGCACGCGCCGTGGTTGGGGCTGACGGCGTTTTTCGTCGTTTCGATCATGCTGACGCTGTTGGTGTTCATCGGCGAAGCGGTGCGCGACGCTTTCGATCCGCGAAAGGTGTTCCGCTCATGA
- a CDS encoding microcin C ABC transporter permease YejB, whose translation MFAYILRRLALIIPTLFGIMVINFAVIQAAPGGPVEQMIAQIQGLDVGATARIAGSNGGEVGSGSGGGGSKTTSQGGGQSKYRGAQGLDPEFIAEIEKMYGFDKPAHERFWMMMKNYATFDFGESYFRDRKVVDLVLDKMPVSISLGLWTTLLVYLISIPLGILKAVKDGSRFDIATSSVVIVGNAIPSFLFAILLIILFAGGRYFDWFPLRGLTSDNWSDLSTFGKITDYLWHMVLPVGALVIGGFASLTMLTKNSYLEEINKQYVMTARAKGLTESRVMYGHVFRNAMLIVIAGFPGAFIGILFTGSLLIEVIFSLDGLGLLGFEAAIKRDYPVMFATVYFFTLLGLIMSLIGDIMYHVVDPRIDFEKMER comes from the coding sequence ATGTTCGCATACATCCTCCGCCGCCTGGCCCTGATCATTCCGACCCTATTTGGGATCATGGTCATCAACTTCGCGGTCATCCAAGCCGCGCCCGGCGGTCCGGTGGAACAGATGATTGCCCAGATCCAAGGCCTCGACGTCGGCGCGACGGCGCGCATCGCCGGGTCCAACGGCGGCGAAGTCGGCAGCGGCAGCGGCGGCGGCGGAAGCAAAACCACATCTCAAGGCGGCGGGCAGAGCAAGTACCGCGGCGCGCAAGGTCTGGACCCGGAATTCATCGCTGAAATCGAAAAAATGTACGGCTTCGACAAGCCCGCGCACGAACGCTTTTGGATGATGATGAAGAACTACGCCACCTTCGATTTCGGCGAAAGCTATTTCCGCGACCGCAAGGTGGTGGATCTGGTGCTCGACAAAATGCCGGTATCGATTTCGCTGGGACTATGGACCACGCTGCTGGTGTATCTGATTTCGATCCCGTTGGGCATCTTGAAAGCGGTCAAGGACGGCTCGCGCTTCGACATCGCGACCTCGTCGGTGGTGATCGTCGGCAACGCCATCCCCAGCTTTCTGTTCGCCATCTTGCTGATCATCTTGTTCGCGGGCGGTCGCTATTTCGATTGGTTTCCGTTGCGCGGACTGACGTCGGACAATTGGTCGGATTTGAGCACGTTCGGTAAAATCACTGACTATTTATGGCACATGGTGTTGCCGGTCGGCGCATTGGTGATCGGCGGGTTCGCCAGCCTGACCATGCTGACCAAGAACTCGTACCTGGAAGAGATCAACAAACAATACGTCATGACCGCGCGCGCCAAGGGCCTGACGGAAAGCCGGGTCATGTACGGGCACGTGTTTCGCAACGCCATGCTGATCGTGATTGCCGGATTTCCCGGCGCGTTCATCGGCATTCTGTTCACCGGGTCGTTGCTGATCGAGGTGATCTTTTCGCTCGACGGGCTGGGCCTGCTGGGCTTTGAGGCCGCCATCAAACGCGATTATCCGGTGATGTTCGCGACGGTTTATTTCTTCACCCTGCTGGGCCTGATCATGAGCTTGATCGGCGACATCATGTATCACGTTGTCGACCCACGCATCGATTTCGAAAAGATGGAGCGCTAA